In Treponema vincentii, a single window of DNA contains:
- the xdhA gene encoding xanthine dehydrogenase subunit XdhA codes for MIVGKAVPRVDAYDKVTGRAKYVDDYFHSDFLVAKVLHSTIANGLVKKIDTSAAEKIPGVVKIVTCFDVPDICFPTAGHPWSTEEAHQDIADRKLLNKRVRFYGDDIAAVIAEDNVVAERALKAITVEYEEYPPILDVHQAMSPEATVLHEAFPGNVLKHTVFSVGEYEETPDDPDTVMFEGDYAVSPISHCHIENPGSYAYMKGGKIIVVSSTQLPHICRRVCGQALGIDWGKIRVIKPYIGGGFGNKQDILYEPLNAYLCTVVGGRCVQLSVSREETFMCTRTRHAMEFHMKTTVRKSDGRFISRKMLCYSTKGGYASHGHAITANASNEFKQLYSAEKGIISEAYSVFTNHITAGAMRAYGIPQADFALESFMDDMALKLNMDPVDLRLKNCMREGYEDPVTKIRANSDGLYQCLQKGREVFHWDELRKKYANQTGPVRRGVGVACFNYKTGVYPISLETASARIVLNQDGSIQIQMGATEIGQGADTVFCQMAAEVLSLPMDKVYIFSEQDTDVSPYDSAAYASRQTYVSGKAIKKTAESLKRKILDYAAWMLDMKADELDLQHEKIIVRSTGEERLTLEEVAMESCYSMKESNHLSAEETSHCTDNCFSFGATFVEIEVDIPVGKIKVLNILNLHDSGTLINPQLAAAQVHGGMGMGIGAATAEQMLYDKKGKLLNGNLLDYKLPTAMDLPDLHELFIENADPTGPFGNKSLGEPPIISQPPAIRNALLHATGVAINKLPLNPQRLFEAFSESGLLKEVI; via the coding sequence ATGATAGTTGGAAAGGCGGTGCCCCGTGTCGATGCTTACGATAAGGTAACCGGCAGGGCAAAGTATGTTGACGATTATTTTCACAGTGATTTTTTAGTCGCAAAGGTATTGCACAGTACCATCGCGAACGGGCTGGTAAAAAAAATCGATACAAGCGCTGCGGAGAAAATTCCCGGTGTGGTTAAGATTGTTACCTGTTTCGATGTGCCGGACATTTGTTTCCCGACAGCGGGGCACCCGTGGTCTACCGAGGAGGCACATCAGGATATTGCAGACCGCAAGCTGCTCAACAAAAGAGTACGCTTTTACGGGGATGATATTGCTGCCGTTATTGCGGAAGATAATGTGGTCGCCGAACGCGCGTTAAAGGCTATCACCGTTGAATATGAAGAATATCCTCCTATTCTGGATGTGCATCAAGCGATGTCCCCCGAAGCAACCGTTTTACACGAAGCGTTCCCGGGCAACGTGCTGAAGCATACGGTGTTTAGCGTGGGCGAGTATGAGGAAACGCCGGATGATCCCGATACGGTCATGTTTGAAGGCGATTATGCCGTATCTCCGATTTCGCACTGCCATATCGAAAATCCCGGCTCGTATGCCTATATGAAGGGCGGAAAGATTATCGTGGTGTCTTCCACGCAGCTGCCTCACATTTGCCGCCGCGTATGCGGACAGGCGCTCGGTATCGACTGGGGAAAGATACGGGTTATCAAGCCGTATATCGGCGGCGGCTTCGGCAACAAGCAGGATATCCTGTATGAGCCGCTGAATGCCTACCTTTGTACGGTGGTCGGCGGACGGTGCGTACAGCTGTCCGTTTCGCGGGAAGAGACCTTTATGTGTACCCGCACGCGCCATGCAATGGAATTCCACATGAAGACAACAGTGCGGAAGTCGGACGGCAGGTTCATTTCGCGCAAAATGCTCTGCTATTCTACGAAGGGCGGTTACGCTTCGCACGGACACGCCATTACCGCGAATGCCTCCAACGAGTTTAAGCAGCTCTATTCGGCTGAAAAGGGAATCATTTCCGAAGCGTACTCCGTGTTTACCAATCATATTACCGCAGGGGCTATGCGCGCGTATGGGATTCCGCAAGCGGATTTTGCCCTTGAATCTTTTATGGATGATATGGCGCTCAAACTGAATATGGATCCTGTTGATTTGCGGCTCAAGAACTGTATGCGGGAAGGATACGAAGACCCTGTTACAAAGATTAGAGCAAACTCGGATGGGCTCTATCAATGCTTGCAGAAAGGCCGCGAGGTGTTCCACTGGGATGAGTTGCGGAAAAAGTATGCAAATCAAACAGGGCCGGTGCGCCGCGGTGTCGGAGTTGCCTGTTTTAACTACAAAACCGGCGTTTACCCCATCTCGCTCGAAACCGCCTCCGCCCGTATTGTGCTCAATCAGGACGGCAGTATTCAAATTCAGATGGGCGCAACGGAAATAGGGCAGGGCGCCGATACGGTGTTCTGCCAGATGGCTGCCGAAGTGCTTTCGCTGCCGATGGATAAGGTCTATATTTTTTCCGAACAGGATACCGATGTCAGCCCGTACGACAGCGCGGCCTATGCTTCACGGCAAACGTATGTCAGCGGTAAGGCAATTAAAAAGACCGCCGAATCGCTTAAACGAAAGATATTGGACTATGCGGCGTGGATGCTCGATATGAAGGCCGATGAACTTGATCTGCAGCATGAAAAAATTATCGTCCGCAGTACCGGCGAAGAGCGGCTCACCTTGGAAGAGGTCGCAATGGAAAGCTGCTATAGTATGAAGGAATCCAATCACCTCAGCGCGGAAGAAACATCGCATTGTACCGATAACTGCTTCTCGTTCGGCGCAACCTTTGTTGAGATTGAGGTTGATATTCCTGTCGGCAAAATCAAGGTATTGAATATTTTGAACCTGCACGACAGCGGCACGCTTATCAATCCGCAGCTGGCAGCAGCTCAGGTACACGGCGGCATGGGAATGGGAATCGGCGCTGCGACTGCCGAACAGATGCTCTACGATAAGAAAGGCAAGCTGCTGAATGGGAACCTTTTGGACTATAAGCTGCCGACGGCGATGGATCTTCCTGATTTACACGAGCTGTTTATCGAAAATGCCGACCCCACCGGCCCCTTCGGGAATAAATCTTTGGGTGAGCCGCCGATTATTTCGCAGCCGCCGGCAATCCGCAATGCGCTGCTCCATGCCACCGGCGTTGCCATTAACAAGCTGCCGCTTAATCCTCAGCGGCTTTTTGAAGCGTTCAGCGAGAGCGGGCTGCTGAAGGAGGTAATCTAA
- the ade gene encoding adenine deaminase, translating to MDEKRFIDIAAGRVKADLVLKNAFVLNVFTKEFIKQDVAIADGYIAGVGQYEGVVEKDLTGKFVCPGLIDAHLHIESTMASPRNFARQALRCGTTAVIADPHEIANVAGVDGILYMLEDARKAVFAGTNQPLVSIYFMIPSCVPATDFEHTGGAITVYDIEKLLDEPNVLGLGEMMNYPAVIGGDEAVLKKISAAREKKKICDGHAPCVRGRDLQAYCAAGIRTDHECASYDEAFEKLQQGMYILIREGSSAQDLEPIVRGMLEHKTDTSRFAFCTDDKKMSDILANGHINNNVRKAVSLGLSPEDALCMASFHAAQCYGLTGMGAIAPRYHADIVVFDDTSDFSINSVYKAGIEVSTVPMAQETETAKAGEPSSFSIQRITDSVHVVPVSRSDFSSDHFMPSGSDNFHVIGMQRGTLFTKHLVFPRQECAEMLKEGKLCYLAVLERHKNTGNIGRALLHGYGVSNGAIASSIGHDSHNIIVAGSNAADMHRAVEEVVDMKGGVAVVQNGAVLSKFALPIAGLMSAMEPVQLADCIHDAAEKAHTIGVYPEVEPLIGLSFLALPVIPELKLTDSGLFDVVKFQFI from the coding sequence ATGGATGAAAAAAGGTTTATCGATATTGCGGCAGGGCGGGTAAAAGCCGATCTGGTGTTAAAAAACGCTTTTGTGCTTAATGTATTTACCAAAGAGTTTATTAAACAGGATGTTGCGATAGCGGACGGCTATATCGCCGGAGTCGGACAATACGAAGGCGTTGTAGAAAAAGATTTAACCGGTAAGTTCGTGTGCCCCGGACTTATCGATGCGCACTTGCACATTGAGTCCACGATGGCGTCTCCGCGGAATTTTGCTCGCCAAGCGCTTCGTTGCGGTACAACCGCCGTTATTGCCGACCCGCACGAAATTGCCAACGTCGCGGGCGTTGACGGTATCCTCTATATGCTGGAGGATGCGCGGAAGGCGGTGTTTGCCGGTACGAACCAGCCGCTTGTTTCCATCTATTTTATGATTCCTTCCTGCGTGCCCGCTACCGATTTTGAGCACACCGGCGGCGCGATTACCGTCTATGATATAGAAAAGCTATTGGACGAACCGAATGTACTCGGCCTTGGCGAGATGATGAACTATCCGGCAGTCATCGGCGGGGATGAAGCCGTATTGAAAAAGATATCCGCCGCTCGGGAAAAGAAAAAGATATGCGACGGTCATGCGCCGTGCGTGCGCGGCCGCGATTTACAGGCATACTGCGCCGCCGGTATCCGTACCGATCACGAATGCGCTTCCTACGATGAAGCATTTGAAAAATTGCAGCAGGGAATGTACATCCTGATACGCGAAGGTTCTTCCGCGCAGGATTTGGAGCCAATTGTACGTGGAATGCTGGAGCATAAAACCGATACAAGCCGCTTTGCGTTCTGTACCGACGATAAAAAAATGAGCGACATTTTAGCGAACGGACACATCAATAATAATGTACGCAAAGCGGTGTCGCTCGGCCTATCGCCGGAGGATGCGCTGTGTATGGCGAGTTTCCATGCGGCGCAGTGTTACGGTTTGACCGGAATGGGCGCGATTGCTCCGCGCTACCATGCGGACATTGTCGTATTTGACGATACTTCGGATTTTTCAATCAATTCGGTATATAAAGCCGGTATCGAAGTTTCCACCGTTCCGATGGCGCAAGAAACGGAAACCGCAAAGGCCGGTGAACCGTCTTCGTTCTCAATTCAAAGAATTACCGACAGCGTACATGTTGTTCCCGTTTCCCGAAGCGATTTTAGTTCCGATCACTTTATGCCGTCCGGTTCCGATAATTTCCATGTTATCGGAATGCAGCGGGGAACCCTTTTTACGAAGCATCTGGTATTTCCGCGGCAGGAATGCGCCGAGATGCTCAAAGAAGGGAAGCTCTGCTATTTGGCGGTGCTGGAGCGGCACAAGAATACCGGCAATATCGGTCGCGCTTTGCTGCACGGTTATGGAGTGTCGAATGGAGCTATCGCGTCGAGTATCGGGCATGATTCGCACAATATCATCGTAGCCGGTTCCAATGCGGCCGATATGCACCGTGCCGTTGAAGAAGTAGTCGATATGAAAGGCGGCGTGGCTGTTGTACAGAACGGTGCGGTGCTCAGCAAGTTTGCGCTGCCGATTGCCGGTTTGATGAGCGCTATGGAACCGGTGCAGCTCGCCGACTGTATTCACGACGCAGCCGAAAAAGCGCATACTATCGGCGTATATCCCGAAGTTGAACCGCTGATCGGATTGTCGTTCCTTGCGCTGCCGGTTATCCCCGAATTAAAATTGACGGATTCCGGTTTGTTCGATGTAGTAAAATTTCAATTTATATAG
- a CDS encoding amidohydrolase family protein: MSQTQFVVKGDFVSAVTKDRLVAHPHAYALCENGKIIDFVTALPEGSWEHTPCFDFSGMLIVPACVDLHVHAPQYAFRGMGMELELIDWLNTYTFPEEAKYADADYALQSYRLFTDDLEASPSCRAVIFGTIHNSGNRVLTDLLKAKKMPCLVGKVNMDRNAPDYLCETAESSFAATQAFVDSFKNDDTVAPIITPRFVPSCTPALMDNLGKLAATRHLPIQSHLSENKKEIAWVKELHPECKNYAEVYDRYGLLTDKTILAHCVHPTDEEIELLIRRGTYIAHCPESNINLTSGIAPIARLLDAGVHIGLGSDVAAGSQLSLFKAMMSALQVSKMRRYFYEGERALSVSEALYLGTKGGGSFFGDTGSFEKNFWFDAVVIDDTQLSARTDFSVEQRLERALYLTERHNMVAKFVQGRCVWDKREEI; this comes from the coding sequence ATGAGTCAGACACAGTTTGTCGTTAAGGGTGATTTTGTATCAGCCGTAACAAAAGACCGTCTTGTAGCGCATCCTCATGCGTATGCGTTGTGCGAAAACGGAAAAATAATCGATTTTGTTACCGCATTGCCGGAAGGATCATGGGAGCATACCCCCTGTTTTGATTTTTCCGGTATGCTGATTGTCCCTGCCTGTGTTGACTTACACGTTCATGCGCCGCAGTATGCGTTCCGCGGCATGGGGATGGAGCTTGAGCTCATCGATTGGCTGAATACCTATACCTTTCCCGAAGAAGCGAAATATGCCGATGCGGATTACGCTTTGCAGAGCTATCGGCTTTTTACCGATGACCTTGAAGCGAGTCCGTCCTGCCGCGCGGTAATCTTCGGTACCATTCATAATAGCGGCAACCGCGTGTTGACGGATTTACTAAAAGCTAAAAAGATGCCGTGCCTCGTCGGCAAGGTGAATATGGATCGGAATGCGCCCGACTACTTATGCGAAACGGCAGAATCTTCTTTTGCCGCGACCCAAGCCTTTGTTGATTCATTTAAAAATGATGATACCGTTGCTCCTATTATAACGCCCCGCTTTGTACCTTCGTGTACGCCCGCTTTAATGGATAATCTCGGCAAGTTGGCAGCAACCCGGCACTTGCCTATACAGAGCCACCTTTCGGAAAATAAAAAAGAAATCGCATGGGTGAAGGAACTTCATCCCGAATGCAAAAACTATGCTGAGGTATACGATCGCTACGGTCTTTTAACCGATAAAACCATTCTCGCTCATTGTGTGCACCCTACCGACGAAGAAATAGAATTACTGATTCGGCGCGGCACGTACATTGCGCATTGTCCCGAATCGAATATCAATTTAACCAGCGGCATTGCCCCGATCGCGCGGCTTTTGGATGCGGGCGTTCATATCGGGCTCGGCTCAGATGTGGCTGCCGGTTCTCAACTGTCTCTTTTTAAAGCGATGATGTCGGCGCTTCAAGTTTCAAAAATGCGGCGGTATTTTTATGAAGGAGAGCGTGCGCTTTCCGTATCGGAGGCCTTATACCTTGGAACGAAAGGCGGCGGTTCCTTCTTCGGGGATACCGGCAGCTTTGAAAAAAACTTCTGGTTTGACGCAGTAGTGATCGATGATACACAGTTGAGTGCACGTACCGATTTTTCCGTTGAGCAGCGGCTGGAGCGTGCGCTCTATTTGACGGAACGGCACAACATGGTTGCAAAATTCGTACAAGGCCGTTGCGTATGGGATAAACGGGAGGAGATATAA
- a CDS encoding N-6 DNA methylase: MRSALNSWSGWLRLKFLMTKKQRIRQEFLEQCNVHTIVRLPNSVFQPYASVTTNLLFFTKGEPTRDIWYWEHKLPEGQKSYSKTKPIQKSEFEPLKAWWNSRVENEHVWKVSIETLKTNGYNLDIKNPYIKEEQVTHTTAELLELLHQSFMKSDALLVELKEGLR; this comes from the coding sequence ATGCGCAGCGCATTGAATAGCTGGAGTGGATGGTTACGCTTAAAATTCTTGATGACAAAGAAGCAGAGAATCCGGCAGGAGTTTTTAGAACAGTGTAATGTGCACACGATTGTGCGTTTGCCTAACTCCGTGTTTCAGCCCTATGCAAGTGTTACCACGAATTTGTTGTTCTTTACAAAAGGCGAGCCGACACGGGACATCTGGTACTGGGAGCATAAACTGCCGGAGGGGCAGAAATCCTACTCCAAAACAAAGCCTATTCAGAAGAGTGAGTTTGAGCCGCTGAAAGCATGGTGGAATAGCCGTGTCGAAAATGAACACGTCTGGAAGGTCAGTATTGAAACCTTAAAAACCAACGGCTATAACCTGGATATAAAAAATCCGTATATAAAGGAAGAACAAGTAACCCACACCACGGCGGAATTGCTGGAGCTGCTGCACCAGTCATTTATGAAAAGCGATGCGCTGTTAGTGGAGTTGAAGGAAGGGCTGCGATAG
- a CDS encoding Kiwa anti-phage protein KwaB-like domain-containing protein produces MTQEEVKKWIHSILIDVNFGIDLFTVLKNNENFETRKMLINPKLYELIKQKILSFSQKDILSEDFELDIAKNIATSRNIFYEIIQSNSYRPFSFININLEKVKNYTEKEKLRLTGFLIRIHRNNNLFWIYQHKYPTTLIKRDSSLFAILNGNVYEPLERDIVKFEDKADIYIINNSIITKKINIMQNIFGFEEYIRIEASKTVDQIRSVDIVSDLSQLINLLNKPKLTVAKKLMKAKDSPVTKIPKEILLTRIKTHDYYSKKIFIDKDNKKIVIKSQVQAKEFLKMLNDDILFSKLTENDYTSIDKEILKN; encoded by the coding sequence ATGACGCAAGAAGAAGTTAAAAAATGGATTCATTCTATTTTGATTGATGTTAATTTTGGTATTGATTTGTTTACTGTACTTAAAAATAATGAAAATTTTGAAACCAGAAAGATGTTAATTAATCCCAAACTGTACGAACTTATAAAGCAAAAAATATTATCTTTTTCACAAAAAGATATTCTTTCTGAAGATTTTGAGTTAGATATAGCAAAAAATATTGCAACATCTAGAAATATTTTTTATGAAATTATCCAAAGTAATTCATATAGGCCGTTCTCTTTTATTAATATAAATTTAGAAAAAGTTAAAAATTATACAGAAAAAGAAAAATTACGATTAACAGGGTTTCTTATAAGAATTCATAGAAATAATAATCTATTTTGGATTTATCAACATAAATATCCTACAACCTTAATCAAACGAGATAGCTCGTTATTTGCAATCCTAAATGGGAATGTTTATGAGCCATTGGAACGTGATATTGTAAAATTTGAAGATAAAGCAGATATTTATATTATTAATAATTCCATTATTACAAAGAAAATCAATATTATGCAGAATATTTTCGGTTTCGAAGAATATATAAGAATCGAGGCATCGAAAACGGTTGATCAAATAAGATCGGTTGATATAGTTTCTGATCTTTCACAGCTAATTAACTTATTAAATAAGCCAAAACTTACTGTCGCAAAAAAATTGATGAAAGCGAAAGATTCTCCTGTAACAAAAATTCCAAAAGAAATACTTTTAACGCGTATTAAAACACATGATTATTATAGTAAAAAAATTTTTATAGACAAGGATAACAAGAAAATAGTAATAAAGTCGCAAGTTCAGGCAAAGGAATTTTTAAAAATGCTGAATGATGATATTCTGTTCTCAAAATTAACAGAAAATGATTATACCTCAATTGATAAAGAAATATTAAAAAATTAA
- a CDS encoding helix-turn-helix domain-containing protein, whose product MLQFNGDRIKFARIYNGLTVNELATQLSISPQAESQYEMEKVAPQFDKLLLLSKILNFPIDFFLQNDDILIKSGSSYFRSLMKTPKKYRTEQKAKIHLLAKLYSIMHEYIEFPCLDIPTDIESYSSPEEAANYLREYWAIGSEPIRNLLRLLEAKGIIITSYETSTTDIDAFSQFFKINGQETFFIAYSNNKTSAARINFDLAHELGHIILHNWNEDTEEITREEFKNREKQANEFAAAFLLPKISFAREVYLFPTELSHYIELKKKWRVSIAAMIHRACALGIITMNQYQYMIRIMNKKGYRELEPLDNLLEIPYPCLLKDAVELLIGNNIFTKKELLEEFSNFGFSMNSDEIEKLFALEKGYLSEEESIDFSPVTLKLQKRRIK is encoded by the coding sequence ATGTTACAATTTAATGGGGATAGAATAAAATTCGCCCGAATATATAATGGACTAACAGTTAATGAACTAGCAACTCAATTAAGTATTTCTCCACAGGCAGAGTCTCAATATGAGATGGAAAAAGTTGCTCCTCAGTTTGATAAATTGTTATTGCTCTCTAAAATACTTAATTTTCCAATAGATTTTTTTCTTCAAAACGATGATATTTTAATTAAATCAGGCTCATCATATTTTCGTTCCCTAATGAAAACCCCTAAAAAATATAGAACTGAACAAAAAGCAAAAATACACTTACTTGCAAAATTGTATTCTATTATGCATGAATATATAGAGTTTCCATGTTTGGACATACCTACTGATATTGAAAGTTATAGTTCTCCAGAGGAAGCCGCAAATTATTTAAGAGAATATTGGGCGATTGGGAGTGAACCTATTCGTAATTTATTACGTTTGTTAGAAGCGAAAGGGATTATTATAACGTCATATGAAACATCCACAACTGATATAGATGCATTTAGTCAGTTTTTTAAAATAAATGGTCAAGAAACTTTTTTTATAGCATATTCAAATAATAAGACTTCTGCTGCCAGAATAAACTTTGATTTAGCGCATGAATTAGGCCATATCATTCTTCATAATTGGAATGAAGATACAGAAGAGATCACAAGAGAAGAATTTAAAAATAGAGAAAAACAAGCCAATGAATTTGCAGCAGCATTTCTTTTACCAAAAATTTCTTTTGCAAGAGAAGTTTATCTTTTTCCAACAGAATTATCCCATTACATAGAGTTAAAGAAAAAATGGAGAGTTTCAATAGCCGCTATGATTCATAGAGCTTGCGCGCTTGGAATAATTACTATGAATCAGTATCAATATATGATTAGAATAATGAATAAAAAAGGATATAGGGAGTTGGAACCTTTAGATAATCTTCTGGAGATCCCTTATCCTTGTCTTTTAAAAGATGCTGTTGAGTTACTAATCGGTAATAATATATTTACAAAAAAAGAATTACTAGAGGAATTTTCAAATTTTGGTTTTTCGATGAATTCTGATGAAATCGAAAAATTATTTGCATTAGAAAAAGGATACTTATCTGAAGAAGAAAGTATAGATTTTTCTCCAGTAACTTTAAAATTACAAAAAAGAAGAATAAAATGA
- a CDS encoding DUF5986 family protein, with the protein MKTDFYQNIYSAISQSIKEDLESYTSTRSLVTQNSRNFLKWDLINTNIYEKLQNSNIEVEIVKMGGWKFLLLLDKENNTLFSLMTAKRYESICSNVSKNAPLYLQSLVELNQQLGLNSPFLFDCHNHSPIFENLLNDLCKPFFNHVPNFSKIVYKLITFNTNQFDDVIGLNLLTLDVNLDVLNTEDLFDNIMPEYQNNIEQVAEKEILKPILKLSDKSKQRIGERYNLSLKSKNDNLENKNA; encoded by the coding sequence ATGAAAACAGATTTTTATCAGAATATTTATTCTGCAATTTCTCAATCAATTAAGGAAGATTTAGAATCTTATACAAGCACAAGAAGTTTAGTAACTCAAAATTCAAGAAACTTTCTAAAATGGGATTTAATAAACACAAATATTTACGAGAAGCTGCAAAATAGCAATATTGAAGTAGAAATTGTAAAAATGGGAGGGTGGAAATTTCTACTTCTTTTAGATAAAGAAAATAATACGTTATTTTCTTTAATGACTGCAAAACGATATGAAAGTATTTGTAGTAATGTTTCAAAAAATGCACCGTTATATTTACAGTCTTTAGTCGAATTAAACCAACAATTAGGTTTAAATTCACCATTTTTGTTTGATTGTCATAATCATAGTCCTATATTTGAAAATTTATTAAATGATCTGTGCAAGCCATTTTTTAATCATGTTCCTAATTTTTCAAAAATAGTATATAAATTGATTACATTTAATACAAATCAATTTGATGATGTGATTGGTTTAAATTTGCTAACTTTGGATGTTAACTTAGATGTATTAAACACAGAAGACCTTTTTGATAATATTATGCCAGAATATCAAAATAACATTGAGCAGGTTGCTGAGAAGGAAATTTTAAAACCTATCTTGAAACTCTCCGATAAAAGTAAGCAGAGAATTGGCGAAAGATATAATCTCTCTCTAAAAAGTAAAAATGACAATCTTGAAAATAAAAATGCCTAG
- a CDS encoding restriction endonuclease subunit S yields the protein MQKGNPDYDAEALFELIQKERKVDKKRKALPPILDAEKPFELPTGWKWVRLGEISESCLGKMLDGIKNQGMPRKYLRNLNVRWFDFDLSDLLEMKIRDEELSRYSVKKGDLLICEGGYPGRSAIWNESYSICFQKAIHRVHFFSMADMSIIFNYYLFYLCETNQIERYLTGEGIKHLTGVKLKQMIITLAPSQEQAEIVSRMKKLLLEVEQLEKEITQREEYTNQLMRSILQEAFEEKCGLILHF from the coding sequence GTGCAGAAAGGCAATCCCGACTACGATGCAGAGGCTTTGTTTGAGCTGATACAGAAGGAAAGGAAAGTTGATAAAAAACGGAAAGCGTTACCGCCAATTCTTGATGCGGAAAAACCTTTTGAACTTCCTACCGGGTGGAAGTGGGTGAGATTGGGGGAGATAAGTGAAAGCTGCCTTGGTAAAATGCTTGATGGAATTAAAAATCAAGGGATGCCAAGAAAATATTTACGAAATTTAAATGTGCGTTGGTTTGATTTTGATTTATCAGATCTACTTGAAATGAAAATACGAGATGAAGAACTTTCAAGATATTCTGTTAAAAAAGGAGACTTATTGATTTGTGAAGGAGGATATCCCGGGCGTTCTGCAATATGGAATGAGTCCTACAGTATTTGTTTTCAAAAAGCTATTCATAGAGTTCATTTTTTTTCAATGGCTGACATGTCTATTATATTTAATTATTATCTTTTTTATTTATGTGAAACTAATCAAATTGAAAGGTATCTAACGGGAGAAGGTATCAAACATCTTACCGGTGTTAAATTAAAGCAAATGATAATTACTTTGGCACCTAGTCAAGAGCAGGCAGAAATAGTTAGCCGAATGAAAAAACTTTTATTAGAAGTAGAGCAATTAGAAAAAGAAATCACACAACGAGAAGAATATACAAATCAACTAATGAGAAGTATCTTGCAAGAGGCTTTTGAGGAGAAGTGCGGTTTGATTTTACATTTTTAA
- a CDS encoding restriction endonuclease subunit S — MGKWKKVRIGEFLTERQGRYKPDDNAIVTYKRLDKIDFSGTIHISEKPSKTDMIIVQPGDLVISGTNVAKGAIAVYQGVEPVTATIHYSSYIFDDSVVDLEYFKYFVKSPAFIETLKKQAKGGIKTEIKSKVFLPLEISLPDLPTQKQIVKRISVNLKRVNELAKEIETQKGYAKQLRRNILQDAIEGKLTAD, encoded by the coding sequence ATGGGAAAATGGAAGAAAGTTAGGATTGGGGAGTTCCTGACAGAACGGCAAGGCCGATACAAACCCGATGATAACGCTATCGTAACATATAAACGCCTCGATAAAATAGATTTTTCCGGAACAATTCATATTTCCGAAAAACCTTCTAAAACTGATATGATTATTGTTCAGCCGGGTGATTTGGTTATTTCCGGAACTAACGTGGCAAAAGGGGCTATTGCAGTATATCAGGGAGTGGAACCCGTTACAGCAACAATCCATTATTCTTCATATATATTCGATGATTCAGTTGTTGATTTAGAGTATTTTAAATACTTTGTCAAAAGCCCCGCTTTTATCGAAACACTGAAAAAACAAGCAAAAGGCGGAATAAAGACTGAAATAAAGTCGAAAGTATTTTTACCGTTAGAAATATCACTTCCGGATTTACCAACACAAAAGCAAATTGTAAAAAGAATTTCTGTAAATCTAAAACGAGTAAATGAACTGGCAAAAGAAATAGAAACTCAAAAAGGATACGCGAAACAGCTCCGCCGGAATATTTTACAGGATGCTATAGAAGGCAAACTTACCGCTGATTGA
- a CDS encoding type I restriction-modification enzyme R subunit C-terminal domain-containing protein: MQVFTIEPLKNLGTPAEIVKIFGGKEKYLAALKELENEIYAA, encoded by the coding sequence ATGCAGGTGTTTACGATAGAGCCTTTGAAGAATCTGGGAACACCGGCAGAAATTGTAAAAATATTCGGCGGCAAAGAGAAGTATCTGGCTGCGCTCAAGGAACTTGAGAATGAAATATATGCGGCGTAA
- a CDS encoding DEAD/DEAH box helicase family protein — translation MVSKKALSERDTINRTAEAIARGKNRLLLVMATGTGKTYTAFQIIYRLWKSKIKKRILYLADRNNLITQTKKGDFKHFKDKCHIIKQKKIDTSYEIYLALYQGLTNYDGFLAPYKVLRVGMNVDSCGGFHTPALCAVIKGMKADCNHLIRTTPPMLCVRSVDLEDYRPKRGKTDVNGEIIEDRLYICRNRYREY, via the coding sequence ATGGTTTCTAAGAAAGCGTTATCGGAACGGGATACCATCAATAGAACGGCAGAGGCGATTGCCCGCGGAAAAAACCGTCTCCTGCTTGTTATGGCAACGGGAACCGGTAAAACGTATACGGCATTTCAGATTATCTATCGCCTTTGGAAATCAAAAATTAAAAAGAGAATTCTGTATTTAGCTGACAGAAACAACCTTATAACGCAAACTAAAAAAGGTGACTTTAAGCATTTCAAGGATAAATGCCATATTATCAAACAGAAGAAAATCGATACATCGTATGAAATCTACCTTGCCTTGTATCAGGGACTAACCAATTATGACGGCTTTTTGGCTCCATACAAAGTGCTTCGCGTTGGAATGAATGTCGATTCGTGCGGAGGGTTTCATACCCCGGCGCTCTGCGCCGTAATAAAGGGGATGAAAGCCGACTGCAACCACCTTATAAGAACAACACCCCCGATGCTCTGCGTCAGGAGTGTTGATTTGGAAGACTACCGTCCTAAACGCGGCAAGACGGATGTAAACGGCGAAATAATAGAAGACCGCCTCTACATATGTAGAAACCGGTATAGAGAATATTGA